Proteins encoded within one genomic window of Flavobacterium gilvum:
- a CDS encoding 4'-phosphopantetheinyl transferase family protein, translating into MPLYKTITLNPSTKIFVWEITESYQELFEAVVLNESNLNRLNCMKSEIHQRAFLSVRKLLQHSGYTDFDLYYDEFGKPHLYDGNHISITHSHQFSAIILSDKVVGIDIELQREKIIRIADKFADSEFTFLNSDEKTEFIRKLTVIWGAKEAIFKIRNEKGISFRDHIKVKAFEMKDKRTQTELHFDSIIRDFIICFEEFKSTDRNDLEQNFTLVYAFE; encoded by the coding sequence ATGCCGTTATACAAAACCATAACTTTAAATCCTTCCACCAAAATCTTCGTTTGGGAAATAACTGAATCTTATCAGGAGCTTTTTGAGGCGGTCGTTCTCAATGAAAGTAACCTGAACCGACTGAATTGTATGAAATCAGAAATTCACCAACGTGCTTTTTTGAGTGTTCGTAAATTGCTTCAACATTCCGGGTATACGGATTTTGATTTGTATTATGATGAATTTGGAAAACCACATTTGTACGACGGAAATCATATTTCGATTACACATTCTCATCAATTTTCTGCCATTATTTTAAGTGATAAAGTTGTTGGAATTGATATTGAATTGCAAAGGGAAAAAATCATCCGAATTGCAGATAAATTTGCGGACTCCGAGTTTACCTTTTTGAATTCTGATGAAAAAACAGAATTCATCAGGAAACTGACTGTGATTTGGGGTGCCAAAGAAGCTATTTTTAAAATTAGAAACGAAAAAGGAATCAGTTTTAGGGATCATATTAAAGTAAAAGCCTTTGAAATGAAAGACAAGCGAACTCAAACCGAACTTCATTTTGACAGCATAATCAGGGATTTTATTATTTGTTTTGAGGAATTCAAATCAACTGACCGTAATGATTTGGAACAAAATTTTACACTTGTTTACGCATTTGAATAG
- a CDS encoding fatty acid desaturase family protein has translation MSDIGLKPQFLRASKDDFFKKLAKEVQEKVLKDKKLQHKNIIKALSLLALFLVSYSCILAFGNNTILLFSIYIIMGISMILIFVNPFHDASHGALFATKKQNRIFCYVVDFFGTNSEIWIQRHLQLHHPYPNIQNWDCDVKQSDVVRIFPNSPLYKFHKYQHIYMWFLYPFYTLIWLYIRDFKDFFGTKDNYLKRIYTIPTIEYVKLFASKFFNLFYMLVIPYWVLEQSFETIFSAWIVMHLTSSLFGVIALVSTHADETAHFPLPPMDGKMDITWAKHQLMVTKDFNAGNPVFDFLYGGFTHHVAHHLFPTVGHTYYPKITPIISKYAKENDLPYTCRPVLNAIKSHYLLLKNSRQSDSIFHSSEL, from the coding sequence ATGAGCGACATTGGACTAAAGCCACAGTTTCTTCGTGCCAGCAAAGATGATTTTTTCAAAAAGCTTGCTAAAGAGGTACAAGAAAAAGTACTAAAAGATAAAAAACTTCAACACAAAAACATCATAAAAGCGCTAAGCCTTTTAGCCTTGTTTTTGGTTTCCTACTCTTGCATTTTAGCATTTGGAAACAATACAATTCTATTGTTTTCAATTTATATCATTATGGGAATTTCCATGATTCTTATCTTTGTAAATCCTTTTCACGATGCCAGCCACGGAGCTCTTTTTGCTACCAAAAAACAAAATCGGATTTTTTGTTATGTAGTTGATTTTTTTGGAACAAACAGCGAAATCTGGATTCAACGCCATCTGCAGTTGCATCATCCCTATCCAAATATTCAGAATTGGGATTGCGATGTAAAACAAAGCGATGTTGTACGCATTTTCCCGAATAGCCCTCTCTACAAATTCCATAAATACCAACATATCTATATGTGGTTTCTATACCCGTTTTACACCTTAATTTGGCTATACATCAGGGATTTTAAAGATTTTTTTGGAACCAAAGACAACTATTTGAAAAGAATTTACACTATTCCAACCATAGAATATGTAAAACTTTTTGCTTCCAAATTTTTCAATCTGTTTTATATGCTTGTTATTCCTTATTGGGTTTTGGAACAATCTTTCGAAACCATTTTTTCGGCTTGGATTGTGATGCACCTAACCTCAAGTTTGTTTGGAGTTATAGCCTTAGTATCAACCCATGCCGATGAAACAGCGCATTTCCCATTACCTCCCATGGATGGCAAAATGGACATTACCTGGGCAAAACATCAATTGATGGTTACCAAAGATTTTAATGCCGGTAATCCTGTGTTTGACTTTCTTTATGGCGGATTTACCCATCATGTTGCACATCACTTATTCCCTACGGTTGGACATACTTATTACCCAAAAATTACACCTATAATAAGCAAATATGCTAAGGAGAACGATCTCCCATACACATGCAGGCCTGTCTTGAACGCAATAAAATCACATTATTTATTATTAAAGAATTCCCGTCAATCTGATTCCATATTCCATTCATCTGAATTATGA
- the pnuC gene encoding nicotinamide riboside transporter PnuC, with translation MIDYFFAQYKGYPIHEVYLELIAVFFGLWSVWCAKKDNIWVFPTGLISTSIYAYLLWKWSLLGDSMINVYYFIMSIYGWYHWTRKKGDIDEFPVSVTTKTEKMMSSIIFVLTLVFVIIVYLYFDKFTSWYSYVDTLLTAIFFVGMWLMARRKIENWIFWIAGDLLSIPLYFAKGYTFTSFQYIVFTIIAVYGYLEWKKILNSSQNLELSQL, from the coding sequence ATGATAGACTATTTTTTTGCCCAATACAAAGGTTATCCAATTCACGAAGTGTATTTGGAATTGATTGCTGTTTTTTTTGGACTTTGGAGTGTTTGGTGCGCTAAGAAAGATAATATTTGGGTTTTTCCAACGGGATTAATTAGTACATCTATATATGCTTATTTGCTTTGGAAATGGAGTTTGTTGGGTGATTCGATGATTAATGTCTATTATTTCATTATGAGTATTTATGGATGGTACCACTGGACGAGAAAAAAAGGAGATATTGATGAATTTCCAGTTTCGGTGACGACTAAAACGGAAAAAATGATGTCGTCCATTATTTTTGTATTAACTCTCGTTTTTGTAATTATAGTATATCTTTATTTTGATAAATTTACAAGTTGGTATTCGTATGTGGACACTCTTTTGACTGCAATATTTTTTGTGGGAATGTGGCTGATGGCCAGAAGGAAAATTGAAAATTGGATCTTTTGGATTGCCGGTGATTTGCTTTCGATACCGCTTTATTTTGCAAAAGGCTATACCTTTACCAGTTTTCAATACATAGTATTTACAATTATTGCCGTTTATGGCTATTTAGAATGGAAGAAAATCTTGAACAGCTCCCAAAATCTGGAGCTAAGCCAATTATAA
- a CDS encoding geranylgeranylglyceryl/heptaprenylglyceryl phosphate synthase, translating into MMKIYDAIVQAKTENRKLLAILLDPDKIVWENLGYLIQKIYQSPATHIFIGGSHVQNNILDELIVRLKQKGDLPIVLFPGNPSQISDNADAILFLSLISGRNPDYLIKHQVEAAPILKKTQLEIISTGYILIESGSETAVARVSNTKPLDRNNPDYAEHTAQAGEMLGHKLIYLEAGSGAKKAVPLEMIKKVSDNIEIPLIVGGGIIDLRGIQKAHEAGADLVVIGTAFENDAEFFENHNYTSKIINRHSEI; encoded by the coding sequence ATGATGAAAATTTACGATGCCATAGTTCAGGCTAAAACTGAAAACCGAAAATTACTTGCGATTCTTCTGGATCCTGACAAAATTGTTTGGGAAAATTTAGGGTATTTGATTCAAAAGATTTATCAATCGCCGGCAACACATATTTTTATTGGCGGAAGCCATGTTCAAAATAATATTTTGGATGAATTGATAGTACGTTTAAAGCAAAAGGGGGATTTGCCAATTGTCCTTTTTCCGGGGAATCCTTCTCAGATTTCGGATAATGCTGATGCGATTTTATTTTTGTCTTTAATTTCTGGACGAAATCCAGATTATTTGATAAAACATCAGGTCGAAGCAGCTCCGATTTTGAAGAAAACTCAGCTCGAAATTATTTCAACGGGATATATTTTGATTGAAAGCGGTAGTGAAACTGCAGTTGCGAGAGTAAGTAACACCAAACCATTGGACAGAAATAATCCCGATTATGCGGAGCATACTGCGCAGGCGGGAGAGATGTTGGGGCATAAACTTATTTATCTCGAAGCAGGAAGCGGTGCCAAAAAGGCGGTTCCTTTAGAAATGATAAAAAAAGTGTCAGATAATATTGAAATTCCTCTGATTGTTGGCGGAGGAATTATAGATTTGCGGGGTATTCAAAAGGCGCATGAAGCCGGAGCCGATTTGGTAGTTATCGGAACTGCTTTTGAAAATGATGCTGAATTTTTTGAGAATCACAATTATACATCCAAAATCATTAATCGCCATTCAGAAATCTAA
- the rpmA gene encoding 50S ribosomal protein L27: MAHKKGVGSSKNGRESESKRLGVKIFGGQAAIAGNIIVRQRGSKHNPGENVYISKDHTLHAKVDGVVVFQKKRDNKSYVSILPFEA; the protein is encoded by the coding sequence ATGGCTCACAAGAAAGGTGTCGGTAGTTCCAAGAATGGTAGAGAATCAGAATCGAAACGTTTAGGCGTTAAGATTTTTGGTGGTCAAGCAGCTATTGCAGGGAACATCATCGTAAGACAAAGAGGTTCAAAACATAACCCAGGTGAAAACGTTTACATCAGTAAAGATCATACTTTACATGCAAAAGTTGATGGAGTTGTTGTTTTCCAAAAGAAAAGAGATAACAAATCTTATGTATCTATTCTTCCATTCGAAGCATAA
- a CDS encoding alpha/beta hydrolase — translation MNKSNLFFLFAIMALFYSCSAPTITDDLLDGKVIFDPSLYNPEQFLVSAKYPNPTPEDLSKHIILVVHGYSATTFEWQEFKDWSNESTYRISQVLLDGHGRDYDSFKASKWEDWQSAITEEYEKLIALGYTKISIAGSSTGGTLILELVKSGYFNTHLPPKNLFLIDPIVVSSSKLQSIVGIIGPMIVYAESDQTSEENKYWYRFRPYQTINELNDVMKVVRKGLEDEIKLPTETYLKVFHSLHDPVASTTSTVLIYKGLKTSTGAPIDVQLMDSDIHVFTRLSLRSNVTTLQHANQLDAFNQIANKLN, via the coding sequence ATGAATAAATCAAACCTATTTTTCCTATTCGCTATTATGGCTTTATTCTACTCATGTAGCGCACCAACCATTACAGATGATTTGCTCGATGGCAAAGTCATCTTTGATCCTTCATTATATAATCCTGAGCAATTTTTAGTATCGGCTAAATACCCTAATCCAACACCCGAAGATTTAAGCAAACATATTATATTAGTTGTTCACGGCTATTCTGCCACCACTTTCGAATGGCAGGAATTTAAAGATTGGTCAAACGAATCTACCTACCGAATTTCACAAGTTTTACTAGACGGACACGGCAGGGATTACGATTCTTTTAAAGCCTCAAAATGGGAAGACTGGCAATCTGCCATCACCGAAGAATATGAAAAACTAATAGCACTTGGCTACACTAAAATAAGTATTGCCGGTTCTTCAACAGGAGGGACATTAATTCTGGAATTAGTAAAATCAGGTTATTTTAACACCCATCTGCCACCAAAAAATTTATTTTTAATTGATCCAATAGTAGTTTCTTCCAGCAAACTTCAATCTATTGTTGGCATTATTGGCCCAATGATTGTTTATGCTGAATCAGATCAAACCTCAGAAGAAAATAAATATTGGTATCGTTTTAGACCCTATCAAACAATCAACGAACTTAATGACGTGATGAAGGTTGTACGTAAAGGCTTAGAAGACGAAATTAAGCTTCCAACTGAAACCTACTTGAAGGTGTTCCATTCTCTGCATGATCCCGTTGCGAGCACAACTAGTACCGTATTAATCTACAAAGGTTTAAAAACAAGTACAGGGGCTCCGATTGATGTGCAATTAATGGATTCTGATATTCATGTATTTACAAGATTAAGCTTGCGATCCAACGTCACGACTTTACAACACGCCAATCAACTAGACGCATTTAATCAAATAGCTAACAAACTAAATTAA
- a CDS encoding patatin-like phospholipase family protein yields the protein MKRNLSFILFTFFIVSQITFAQDKKPKVVLVLSGGGAKGVAHIPLLQKLDSLHIVPDLIVGNSMGSIIGGLYAMGYSGDSIASITKHIDWDKILGGGLSLKNVSVEEKREYQRYLAGIGIKDGKPNSVGSILSDQNLREYLFELTYPVYNVKDFDNLSIPFRAMATDLVEGKEVVLSKGSLAFAMRASMSLPAVFKPMPYEKTVLVDGGVMNNFPTDIAKQMGADIIIGSDVGGGMEPKEKLNNFATVLMQTSMFPSNIKNPDNRALCNILVDHLPNLRFSTADFAESHEIYKDGKIAAEQNLPALIELAEKLKKYPQRTHKLPNTPNEFVIDTLVYNNISKENLPLVTARTNIKTNTKYNTKDLIEGVNRAMGTNLFSQITYNYFLTDKDKLGIILNGVEYPKNQLNASLHYDTYRGVGIILNYTARNVIAESSRLLVTADIAEQPKARIDFQKNFGKKKDWWWGSELYGAFLRQEIFINGNSADNMLYNAFEFNNEFNKNINSLNSYAGFGLNYGYTELKPRYDPEYNPNVFSLVNYNLNNVEINMHYYFNDMDKVFFATSGTILKTNISHSIITDIQASYSDPNLPSISSNTNGFTKFGFGYEKRMPLKKKITGMIGFDANFIFEDKLKNNQVSFSDFGYGAKYFLGGIIPISGSNRFTFPGLHEDELNVTQFMGVKLGAQINPFGKIYLTPHFNMATVGFGNFNEYVDKAFSPKGNWDQNTEPSFVISGGAAVSYQSILGPIHFDTSWINNVHKTRLFFSVGYSFNP from the coding sequence TTGAAAAGAAATCTGTCCTTCATCTTATTTACTTTTTTTATTGTAAGTCAAATCACTTTTGCACAAGATAAAAAACCAAAAGTCGTATTGGTATTAAGTGGAGGTGGTGCCAAAGGAGTTGCGCATATACCACTTTTACAAAAATTGGACTCACTCCACATTGTTCCAGACCTCATTGTCGGAAACAGCATGGGAAGCATCATAGGCGGACTATATGCCATGGGATATTCTGGCGACAGCATCGCAAGTATTACCAAACATATTGATTGGGATAAAATACTTGGTGGCGGACTGTCTCTAAAAAATGTTAGCGTAGAAGAAAAAAGAGAATACCAACGATATTTAGCTGGTATCGGAATCAAAGATGGAAAACCCAATAGTGTTGGTTCGATATTAAGCGATCAAAATTTAAGAGAATATCTTTTTGAATTGACCTATCCTGTTTACAACGTCAAAGATTTTGACAACTTATCAATACCGTTTCGAGCAATGGCAACCGATTTGGTCGAAGGTAAAGAAGTTGTTTTAAGCAAAGGCAGCCTAGCTTTTGCCATGAGAGCCAGTATGTCTCTTCCTGCCGTTTTCAAGCCCATGCCTTATGAAAAAACAGTCTTGGTCGATGGCGGAGTAATGAATAACTTCCCCACAGATATTGCCAAACAAATGGGCGCCGACATCATTATTGGGAGCGATGTAGGTGGCGGGATGGAACCCAAAGAAAAACTGAACAATTTTGCGACGGTTTTAATGCAAACCAGTATGTTCCCTAGCAATATTAAAAATCCAGATAATCGTGCGCTCTGCAATATTTTGGTTGATCACCTACCAAATCTACGCTTTTCGACCGCTGACTTTGCAGAAAGCCACGAAATCTACAAAGACGGTAAAATAGCTGCCGAACAAAATCTTCCCGCTTTGATAGAATTGGCAGAAAAACTAAAAAAATACCCTCAAAGAACACACAAACTCCCCAATACACCCAATGAGTTCGTTATTGATACTCTTGTCTACAACAACATCAGTAAAGAAAACTTACCGTTGGTAACTGCGAGAACCAACATTAAAACAAACACAAAATACAATACCAAAGATTTAATCGAAGGCGTTAACAGAGCTATGGGAACTAATCTTTTTAGCCAAATAACCTATAATTATTTTTTAACCGATAAAGACAAATTAGGGATAATTTTGAATGGAGTTGAATATCCAAAAAACCAACTGAACGCCTCTTTACATTATGACACTTATAGGGGTGTTGGTATAATTCTAAATTACACCGCCCGAAATGTAATTGCAGAATCATCTCGCTTGCTTGTTACCGCAGATATTGCAGAACAGCCAAAAGCCAGAATCGATTTTCAGAAAAATTTTGGCAAAAAGAAAGATTGGTGGTGGGGCTCTGAACTCTACGGGGCATTCCTAAGACAGGAAATTTTCATTAATGGAAATTCTGCAGATAATATGCTCTATAATGCTTTTGAATTTAATAATGAATTTAACAAAAACATAAATTCACTGAACAGCTATGCAGGTTTTGGCTTAAACTATGGCTACACCGAATTAAAACCTAGATACGATCCCGAATACAATCCCAATGTATTTTCGCTTGTAAACTACAATTTAAACAATGTCGAAATAAACATGCATTATTACTTTAACGATATGGACAAAGTTTTCTTTGCTACCAGCGGAACGATTCTAAAGACCAACATTAGCCATTCGATAATAACTGATATACAAGCATCGTACTCTGATCCAAACTTACCGTCAATTTCGAGTAATACTAATGGTTTTACCAAATTTGGTTTTGGTTATGAAAAAAGGATGCCATTAAAAAAGAAAATAACCGGAATGATCGGATTTGATGCCAATTTTATTTTTGAAGACAAATTAAAAAACAATCAAGTTTCCTTTTCGGATTTTGGTTATGGAGCAAAATATTTCTTAGGAGGCATCATCCCTATTTCAGGAAGCAATCGCTTTACATTTCCCGGATTACATGAAGACGAGCTCAACGTAACCCAATTTATGGGAGTAAAACTTGGAGCTCAAATAAATCCTTTCGGTAAAATTTATTTAACCCCTCATTTCAATATGGCAACAGTTGGTTTTGGTAATTTTAACGAATACGTAGATAAGGCTTTTTCTCCAAAAGGAAATTGGGATCAAAACACTGAACCGAGCTTTGTAATATCTGGAGGTGCTGCTGTTTCCTACCAGTCGATCTTAGGTCCAATTCATTTTGATACGTCATGGATAAACAATGTTCACAAAACACGATTATTTTTTAGTGTTGGGTACTCATTCAATCCTTAA
- a CDS encoding M16 family metallopeptidase, with protein MSGTTLTLGEMALAQKVVFEEYDLNNGLHVILHHDASAPVVITSVMYHVGAKDENPDRTGFAHFFEHLLFEGTENIKRGEWFKIVTSNGGTNNANTTDDRTYYYEIFPSNNLELGLWMESERMLHPIINQIGVDTQNEVVKEEKRTSYDNRPYGNILAAVKENMFKNHPYRWTTIGSMEHIDAATLEEFQEFNKKFYLPNNAVLVVAGDFEEKQTKEWIQKYFGSIQKGVIAPKKTYSEEPITQTIKATYEDPNIQIPMLIASYRTPSMKSRDARVLDLISSYLSDGKSSRLYKKVVDDKKMALQIGAVGFSQEDYGMYIVYGLPMADFSIDDILVEIDEEITKIQTDLISEKDYQKLQNKFDNNFVNSNATIEGIANNLASYYLLYKDINLINTEIELYHSITREEIREVARKYLNPNQRLLLDYIPAKSHN; from the coding sequence ATGTCAGGAACCACATTAACACTAGGAGAAATGGCTTTGGCTCAAAAAGTAGTTTTCGAGGAGTACGATTTAAACAATGGCTTGCATGTTATTTTGCACCATGATGCCTCTGCCCCCGTTGTAATTACATCTGTCATGTATCATGTGGGTGCCAAAGATGAAAACCCTGACCGAACTGGTTTTGCTCACTTTTTTGAACATTTACTTTTTGAAGGAACCGAAAACATCAAAAGAGGCGAATGGTTTAAGATTGTAACTTCGAATGGAGGAACCAATAACGCCAACACTACCGATGACCGAACTTATTATTACGAAATATTCCCTTCCAACAATCTGGAATTAGGACTTTGGATGGAATCCGAAAGAATGTTGCACCCTATTATCAACCAAATTGGAGTTGACACCCAAAACGAAGTCGTAAAAGAAGAAAAAAGAACAAGTTACGACAATAGACCTTACGGAAACATTCTTGCGGCGGTAAAAGAAAACATGTTCAAAAATCATCCGTACCGATGGACAACCATTGGCTCTATGGAACACATAGACGCCGCAACCCTTGAAGAATTTCAGGAATTCAACAAAAAATTCTATTTACCTAACAATGCTGTTTTGGTGGTAGCCGGCGATTTTGAAGAAAAACAAACCAAAGAATGGATTCAAAAATACTTTGGATCAATACAAAAAGGCGTGATTGCTCCTAAGAAAACATATTCGGAAGAACCGATTACCCAAACCATCAAAGCAACTTACGAAGATCCAAACATCCAAATCCCGATGTTGATTGCGAGCTACCGCACTCCATCAATGAAAAGCAGAGACGCAAGAGTATTGGATTTAATATCTTCTTATCTGAGCGACGGTAAAAGTTCCCGATTGTACAAAAAAGTGGTGGACGACAAAAAAATGGCTCTTCAAATAGGAGCAGTAGGTTTCAGTCAGGAAGATTACGGAATGTACATTGTATATGGATTACCCATGGCCGATTTCAGCATTGATGATATATTAGTAGAAATAGACGAAGAAATCACTAAAATCCAAACCGATTTAATTTCTGAAAAAGATTATCAAAAACTGCAAAACAAATTCGATAACAACTTTGTAAACAGCAATGCAACCATCGAAGGAATTGCCAACAATCTTGCTTCCTATTACCTATTATACAAAGACATCAACCTTATCAATACCGAAATCGAACTGTACCATTCTATTACACGAGAAGAAATTCGTGAAGTAGCCCGCAAATACCTAAATCCTAATCAACGCTTACTTTTGGACTACATCCCTGCAAAAAGTCACAATTAA
- the ahcY gene encoding adenosylhomocysteinase: MSTTTTPYVAFKVKDISLAAWGRKEIELAEAEMPGLMALRAEYKEEQPLKGARIAGCLHMTIQTAVLIETLIALGAEVTWSSCNIFSTQDQAAAAIAAAGIQVYAWKGLDEESFDWCIEQTLFFGEDRKPLNMILDDGGDLTNMVIDRYPELVAGIKGLSEETTTGVHRLYERVKAGTLPMPAINVNDSVTKSKFDNKYGCKESAVDAIRRATDVMLAGKRVVVCGYGDVGKGTAASFRGAGSIVTVTEIDPICALQAAMDGYEVKKLDTVVANADIIITTTGNKDIVLGSHFEKMKDKTIVCNIGHFDNEIDMAWLNKNHGASKIEIKPQVDKYTIAGKDIIILAEGRLVNLGCATGHPSFVMSNSFTNQTLAQIELWKNSAAYKNEVYMLPKHLDEKVAALHLAKLGVELETLRPDQAAYIGVEVEGPFKPEYYRY; this comes from the coding sequence ATGAGCACAACGACTACGCCTTACGTGGCATTCAAGGTAAAAGACATTTCTCTGGCTGCCTGGGGAAGAAAAGAGATTGAACTAGCAGAAGCTGAAATGCCAGGATTAATGGCGCTTCGTGCGGAATACAAAGAAGAGCAACCACTTAAAGGTGCCCGTATTGCAGGATGTTTGCACATGACGATTCAAACTGCCGTTTTGATCGAAACATTAATCGCTCTTGGTGCAGAAGTAACTTGGTCTTCTTGCAACATTTTCTCTACACAAGATCAGGCTGCCGCTGCTATTGCTGCTGCCGGAATTCAAGTTTATGCTTGGAAAGGTCTTGACGAAGAGTCTTTTGATTGGTGTATCGAGCAAACTTTATTCTTTGGTGAAGATAGAAAACCATTGAACATGATTCTTGACGACGGTGGAGATTTAACAAATATGGTTATCGACCGCTACCCAGAATTAGTTGCGGGAATCAAAGGATTATCTGAAGAAACTACAACTGGTGTTCACAGATTGTACGAAAGAGTAAAAGCTGGAACATTACCAATGCCTGCTATCAACGTAAACGACTCGGTTACTAAATCAAAATTTGACAACAAATACGGATGTAAAGAATCAGCTGTAGATGCTATTCGTCGTGCAACTGATGTTATGTTGGCTGGAAAAAGAGTAGTTGTTTGCGGATATGGTGACGTAGGAAAAGGAACTGCTGCTTCTTTTAGAGGTGCAGGTTCTATCGTAACTGTTACCGAAATTGACCCAATTTGTGCTTTGCAAGCTGCAATGGACGGTTATGAAGTTAAAAAATTAGACACTGTTGTTGCCAATGCTGATATTATCATCACTACAACTGGAAACAAAGACATTGTTTTGGGTTCTCATTTCGAAAAAATGAAAGACAAGACTATCGTTTGTAACATCGGACACTTCGATAACGAAATTGACATGGCTTGGTTGAACAAAAACCACGGTGCTTCAAAAATCGAAATCAAACCACAAGTTGACAAATACACTATCGCTGGAAAAGACATTATTATTTTGGCTGAAGGTCGTTTGGTAAACCTTGGTTGTGCTACAGGTCACCCAAGTTTTGTGATGAGTAACTCATTTACAAACCAAACTTTGGCTCAAATCGAATTATGGAAAAACAGCGCTGCTTACAAAAACGAAGTGTATATGTTACCAAAACACTTGGATGAAAAAGTAGCTGCCTTACACTTAGCTAAATTAGGTGTTGAATTGGAAACATTACGTCCAGATCAAGCAGCTTACATTGGTGTTGAAGTTGAAGGTCCATTCAAACCAGAATATTACAGATACTAG
- the rplU gene encoding 50S ribosomal protein L21 translates to MYAIVEIAGQQFKVSKDLKVYVHRLANEEGSKVSFDKVYLVDDNGSITIGAPAIEGASVEAKVLQHLKGDKVIVFKKKRRKGYKKRNGHRQYLSQIVIEGITVGGAPKKAAAKKATVEATTEEAEAPKVKKAPKAKKEDTQE, encoded by the coding sequence ATGTATGCAATCGTAGAGATAGCAGGGCAACAGTTTAAAGTAAGCAAAGACCTAAAGGTTTACGTTCACCGTTTGGCAAATGAAGAAGGATCAAAAGTTTCTTTTGATAAAGTTTATTTGGTAGACGATAACGGATCAATCACAATAGGCGCCCCAGCTATAGAAGGTGCTTCAGTAGAAGCTAAAGTGTTACAACACTTAAAAGGAGATAAAGTAATCGTTTTCAAAAAGAAAAGAAGAAAAGGATACAAAAAAAGAAACGGTCACAGACAATATCTTTCTCAAATTGTAATTGAAGGTATTACTGTTGGAGGTGCTCCTAAAAAAGCAGCTGCAAAAAAAGCGACAGTTGAAGCAACTACAGAAGAAGCAGAAGCTCCTAAAGTAAAAAAAGCTCCTAAAGCTAAAAAAGAAGATACACAAGAATAA